The Xiphophorus maculatus strain JP 163 A chromosome 21, X_maculatus-5.0-male, whole genome shotgun sequence genome window below encodes:
- the ncapg2 gene encoding condensin-2 complex subunit G2 isoform X2: MSKREVFLEATSKEKVEDFLRFIQLHKDKTEPFDVEEVVQEMPREQREALWSQLDSLLQEILMDLPPDRWEEDAMQQESAPDPKHIMAVVDGVTLVAAVSLKVLQDGDTYSSLLDIAHRLHDVLVSLPVSEAQLQLHIQTLFETWWKKELLEREKFGRTAFLISLQKSFILKKPAAEIQRVWSLHNVLKSLEYTSENNKQIIDLLLQCFHHPTHIRNDDGKRFLVFLFSWNVDFIWLIHSTIKNQLEFYHKNLATHIAEIYFRAWKKASGDFLETIESTCIQDFMQNAILLQRTAPVHSKVRQIVSYIHSRKGCPSVDKMLYNLYKPILWKSLSVPNFEVRANATLLFTEAFPVHDPDLSNENVDMNIQKQLDSAMALLHDPHPTVRSSATLGVCKILAKCWELLPPTIITDFLKKLVMELATDSSSPDVRCSVFKCLNIVLDNPQSHPLMEKLLPTVKYSLHDNSEKVRTSFLDLLIKVKAVRAAKFWDVCSMDHLLARLAIDSLSVSKRIVDLLFKSFFPVNEPEKEWCCRCITLIQMNPMAARKFYQFAHKHTAATNIIKLILVIRRTLNNCIQVDFDLTEISDNNKENSTGGPLVLGQDLSVVSSLLEVVVILWRSVEKALKQNEEAHKYTVAKFGNVMAKYFQAFKDESCTVPLIQLASFMPPAAAPTFSCGVLSRLKRMESGSAPAQFSQLLDCICRWGQVADVLELVSDWLGEAVPKQGDKVTKSRKVRIQETVETKPDLALAFLEYLFSHTSTREKVLALGEGPLKELHMLLGNWKSVLYTHLRSSTEDPKRPQVETALKAFIYHGRLGAHLQHHSTAGRDYLVSMERVAAWVAERVLPFLTRSEDGEVSEKSRKLATQITESFLKVCRDIFLVGLGDKMFKGQILHLCSLILLSEAGYTCIPAVLPILKEVANSVVPDDNNQDQESNLVILGVVANIFQKIIELLARCLRKEPEEGQLLCQSAVPGLTDFLQVAQTWDAALLSGVQSTVFAAIIVEKKHLLQKLTHPEEVVIPQSVDEMPPLSSLLLSVILKSPSITRSFLAEVSSSLESDALDSLSELAAVLHVLVVIKYTGHSKGGIKRAAVSVQQHLHKHAGCSVDSRETQRVMYDSSVKTLNALLHF; this comes from the exons ATGTCCAAGCGAGAGGTGTTTTTAGAGGCTACCTCTAAGGAAAAGGTGGAGGACTTTCTTCGCTTTATTCAGCTTCAT AAGGACAAAACTGAGCCCTTCGATGTTGAAGAGGTGGTGCAGGAGATGCCCAGAGAGCAGAGGGAGGCTCTCTGGAGTCAGCTGGACTCCCTCCTCCAGGAGATTCTGATGGATTTACCTCCAGATCGCTGGGAGGAGGACGCAATGCAGCAGGAGTCGGCTCCGGATCCT AAGCATATCATGGCGGTGGTGGACGGTGTGACCCTGGTGGCTGCTGTGTCTCTAAAGGTTTTACAGGATGGAGACACGTACAGCTCACTTTTAGATATCGCCCACAGACTTCATG ATGTTTTGGTGTCCCTCCCCGTGTCCGAGGCGCAGCTGCAGCTCCACATACAGACGCTGTTTGAAACCTGGTGGAAGAAGGAACTACTGGAGAGGGAAAAGTTTGGGCGCACCGCTTTCCTCATCTCCCTCCAGAAGAGCTTCATCTTAAAGAAACCG GCTGCTGAGATCCAAAGAGTGTGGAGTCTTCACAACGTTCTTAAGAGTCTGGAGTACACATCAGAAAACAACAAGCAGATAATCGACTTGCTGCTTCAGTGCTTTCACCATCCTACTCACATTAGAAACGATGAT GGAAAGCGATTCCTGGTGTTCCTTTTCAGCTGGAACGTTGATTTTATCTGGCTTATCCACAGCACCATTAAAAACCAGCTGGAGTTTTATCACAA GAACCTAGCTACTCATATCGCGGAGATCTACTTCAGAGCCTGGAAGAAGGCTAGCGGCGACTTCCTGGAGACGATTGAGAGTACATGCATTCAGGATTTCATGCAGAATGCCATTTTGCTTCAAAGAACAGCACCGGTTCACAGCAAAGTTAGACAG ATCGTGAGCTATATTCACTCGAGGAAAGGATGCCCCAGTGTGGACAAGATGCTATACAACCTCTACAAGCCGATTCTCTGGAAGTCTCTCAGT GTTCCTAACTTCGAGGTGCGAGCAAACGCCACTTTGCTTTTCACCGAGGCCTTCCCAGTCCATGACCCGGATCTAAGCAACGAAAATGTGGACATGAACATTCAAAAGCAGCTGGACTCGGCAATG GCGCTCCTACATGACCCTCACCCCACTGTGCGCTCCAGTGCCACGCTGGGGGTATGTAAGATCCTGGCAAAATGCTGGGAGCTTCTTCCTCCAACGATCATCACAGATTTCCTGAAGAAGCTGGTAATGGAGCTGGCCACTGACAGCAGCTCTCCTGATGTCCGCTGCTCAGTCTTTAAG TGCCTGAATATTGTCCTGGACAACCCACAGAGCCATCCACTGATGGAAAAGCTGCTGCCCACTGTCAAGTACAGTCTCCACGACAACTCTGAGAAAGTTCGCACGTCGTTTCTCGACCTGCTCATCAAGGTTAAAGCAGTTCGTGCAGCCAAG TTCTGGGATGTCTGCAGCATGGACCACCTGCTGGCCCGCCTCGCCATCGACTCGCTTTCTGTCTCCAAGCGAATCGTGGACCTGCTCTTCAAGTCCTTCTTTCCCGTCAACGAGCCGGAGAAGGAGTGGTGCTGCAGGTGCATCACCCTCATCCAGATGAACCCCATGGCTGCCAGGAAGTTCTACCAGTTtgctcacaaacacacagctgccACTAACATCA TAAAACTGATTCTGGTTATTCGTCGCACTCTGAACAACTGCATCCAGGTCGACTTTGACTTGACGGAGATTAGCGACAACAACAAGGAGAACAGTACA GGCGGACCGCTGGTGTTGGGACAGGATTTGTCCGTTGTGTCCAGTTTGCTGGAAGTAGTGGTCATCCTGTGGAGAAGTGTTGAGAAAGCGCTGAAGCAAAACGAAGAGGCGCACAAGTACACAGTTGCCAAGTTTGGAAATGTCATGGCCAAGTATTTCCAGGCTTTTAAG gaTGAGAGCTGCACTGTACCTCTAATCCAGCTGGCCTCTTTTAtgcctccagctgcagctccaaCATTTAG CTGTGGCGTGCTGTCCAGACTGAAGAGGATGGAGTCAGGATCTGCTCCAGCTCAGTTTAGCCAGCTGCTGGACTGCATCTGCCGATGGGGTCAGGTGGCCGACGTCCTTGAACtggtctctgattggctgggcGAGGCCGTTCCCAAGCAAGGG GACAAGGTCACTAAAAGCAGAAAGGTGCGAATCCAGGAGACAGTGGAGACCAAACCAGACCTGGCTCTGGCGTTTCTGGAATATCTTTTCAGCCACACTTCCACACGGGAGAAAGTCCTAGCTCTGGGTGAGGGGCCCCTGAAGGAGCTGCACATGCTTTTAGGGAACTGGAAG TCGGTTCTCTACACTCACCTCAGATCCTCCACAGAAGACCCAAAAAGACCCCAAGTGGAGACGGCGCTGAAAGCCTTCATTTATCACGGTCGCCTCGGAGCTCATCTCCAACATCAC TCGACAGCAGGTCGGGACTACCTGGTCTCCATGGAGCGTGTGGCGGCGTGGGTCGCGGAGAGGGTCCTGCCCTTCCTCACCAGGAGCGAGGACGGCGAGGTCTCGGAGAAGTCGCGGAAGCTCGCCACACAGATAACCGAG AGTTTCCTGAAGGTGTGCCGTGACATTTTCCTCGTCGGTTTGGGGGACAAGATGTTCAAAGGCCAAATCCTCCACCTGTGCTCACTCATCCTCCTCTCAG AGGCAGGCTACACGTGTATCCCAGCAGTGCTGCCGATTCTAAAGGAGGTGGCAAACAGCGTTGTACCTGATGATAACAACCAGGATCAGGAGTCCAACTTGGTCATTTTGGGTGTGGTGGCCAACATTTTCCAAAAGATCATAGAGTTGTTGGCACGTTGCTTGAGGAAAGAACCGGAAGAGGGACAACTT CTGTGTCAGTCAGCCGTTCCTGGCCTGACGGACTTCCTCCAGGTGGCACAGACGTGGGACGCGGCGCTTCTTAGCGGGGTGCAGTCCACCGTGTTTGCGGCCATCATTGTGGAGAAGAAGCATTTGCTTCAGAAG cTTACCCATCCTGAAGAGGTTGTCATCCCACAGTCTGTTGATGAAATGCCTCCTTTGTCCAGCTTACTGCTGTCTGTCATCCTCAAATCCCCCTCTATCACAAG GTCATTTTTGGCAGAGGTCTCGTCATCTTTGGAGTCGGACGCCCTTGACAGTCTCTCTGAGCTGGCGGCAGTGCTGCACGTCTTGGTGGTCATTAAATACA CGGGGCACTCCAAAGGCGGCATAAAGAGAGCTGCTGTGTCGGTCCAGCAGCATCTTCATAAACATGCAGGCTGTTCTGTGGACAGCAGAGAAACCCAgag ggTTATGTATGACTCTTCAGTGAAGACCTTGAATGCTCTTCTGCATTTCTAA
- the ncapg2 gene encoding condensin-2 complex subunit G2 isoform X1, translating to MSKREVFLEATSKEKVEDFLRFIQLHKDKTEPFDVEEVVQEMPREQREALWSQLDSLLQEILMDLPPDRWEEDAMQQESAPDPKHIMAVVDGVTLVAAVSLKVLQDGDTYSSLLDIAHRLHDVLVSLPVSEAQLQLHIQTLFETWWKKELLEREKFGRTAFLISLQKSFILKKPAAEIQRVWSLHNVLKSLEYTSENNKQIIDLLLQCFHHPTHIRNDDGKRFLVFLFSWNVDFIWLIHSTIKNQLEFYHKNLATHIAEIYFRAWKKASGDFLETIESTCIQDFMQNAILLQRTAPVHSKVRQIVSYIHSRKGCPSVDKMLYNLYKPILWKSLSVPNFEVRANATLLFTEAFPVHDPDLSNENVDMNIQKQLDSAMALLHDPHPTVRSSATLGVCKILAKCWELLPPTIITDFLKKLVMELATDSSSPDVRCSVFKCLNIVLDNPQSHPLMEKLLPTVKYSLHDNSEKVRTSFLDLLIKVKAVRAAKFWDVCSMDHLLARLAIDSLSVSKRIVDLLFKSFFPVNEPEKEWCCRCITLIQMNPMAARKFYQFAHKHTAATNIIKLILVIRRTLNNCIQVDFDLTEISDNNKENSTQGGPLVLGQDLSVVSSLLEVVVILWRSVEKALKQNEEAHKYTVAKFGNVMAKYFQAFKDESCTVPLIQLASFMPPAAAPTFSCGVLSRLKRMESGSAPAQFSQLLDCICRWGQVADVLELVSDWLGEAVPKQGDKVTKSRKVRIQETVETKPDLALAFLEYLFSHTSTREKVLALGEGPLKELHMLLGNWKSVLYTHLRSSTEDPKRPQVETALKAFIYHGRLGAHLQHHSTAGRDYLVSMERVAAWVAERVLPFLTRSEDGEVSEKSRKLATQITESFLKVCRDIFLVGLGDKMFKGQILHLCSLILLSEAGYTCIPAVLPILKEVANSVVPDDNNQDQESNLVILGVVANIFQKIIELLARCLRKEPEEGQLLCQSAVPGLTDFLQVAQTWDAALLSGVQSTVFAAIIVEKKHLLQKLTHPEEVVIPQSVDEMPPLSSLLLSVILKSPSITRSFLAEVSSSLESDALDSLSELAAVLHVLVVIKYTGHSKGGIKRAAVSVQQHLHKHAGCSVDSRETQRVMYDSSVKTLNALLHF from the exons ATGTCCAAGCGAGAGGTGTTTTTAGAGGCTACCTCTAAGGAAAAGGTGGAGGACTTTCTTCGCTTTATTCAGCTTCAT AAGGACAAAACTGAGCCCTTCGATGTTGAAGAGGTGGTGCAGGAGATGCCCAGAGAGCAGAGGGAGGCTCTCTGGAGTCAGCTGGACTCCCTCCTCCAGGAGATTCTGATGGATTTACCTCCAGATCGCTGGGAGGAGGACGCAATGCAGCAGGAGTCGGCTCCGGATCCT AAGCATATCATGGCGGTGGTGGACGGTGTGACCCTGGTGGCTGCTGTGTCTCTAAAGGTTTTACAGGATGGAGACACGTACAGCTCACTTTTAGATATCGCCCACAGACTTCATG ATGTTTTGGTGTCCCTCCCCGTGTCCGAGGCGCAGCTGCAGCTCCACATACAGACGCTGTTTGAAACCTGGTGGAAGAAGGAACTACTGGAGAGGGAAAAGTTTGGGCGCACCGCTTTCCTCATCTCCCTCCAGAAGAGCTTCATCTTAAAGAAACCG GCTGCTGAGATCCAAAGAGTGTGGAGTCTTCACAACGTTCTTAAGAGTCTGGAGTACACATCAGAAAACAACAAGCAGATAATCGACTTGCTGCTTCAGTGCTTTCACCATCCTACTCACATTAGAAACGATGAT GGAAAGCGATTCCTGGTGTTCCTTTTCAGCTGGAACGTTGATTTTATCTGGCTTATCCACAGCACCATTAAAAACCAGCTGGAGTTTTATCACAA GAACCTAGCTACTCATATCGCGGAGATCTACTTCAGAGCCTGGAAGAAGGCTAGCGGCGACTTCCTGGAGACGATTGAGAGTACATGCATTCAGGATTTCATGCAGAATGCCATTTTGCTTCAAAGAACAGCACCGGTTCACAGCAAAGTTAGACAG ATCGTGAGCTATATTCACTCGAGGAAAGGATGCCCCAGTGTGGACAAGATGCTATACAACCTCTACAAGCCGATTCTCTGGAAGTCTCTCAGT GTTCCTAACTTCGAGGTGCGAGCAAACGCCACTTTGCTTTTCACCGAGGCCTTCCCAGTCCATGACCCGGATCTAAGCAACGAAAATGTGGACATGAACATTCAAAAGCAGCTGGACTCGGCAATG GCGCTCCTACATGACCCTCACCCCACTGTGCGCTCCAGTGCCACGCTGGGGGTATGTAAGATCCTGGCAAAATGCTGGGAGCTTCTTCCTCCAACGATCATCACAGATTTCCTGAAGAAGCTGGTAATGGAGCTGGCCACTGACAGCAGCTCTCCTGATGTCCGCTGCTCAGTCTTTAAG TGCCTGAATATTGTCCTGGACAACCCACAGAGCCATCCACTGATGGAAAAGCTGCTGCCCACTGTCAAGTACAGTCTCCACGACAACTCTGAGAAAGTTCGCACGTCGTTTCTCGACCTGCTCATCAAGGTTAAAGCAGTTCGTGCAGCCAAG TTCTGGGATGTCTGCAGCATGGACCACCTGCTGGCCCGCCTCGCCATCGACTCGCTTTCTGTCTCCAAGCGAATCGTGGACCTGCTCTTCAAGTCCTTCTTTCCCGTCAACGAGCCGGAGAAGGAGTGGTGCTGCAGGTGCATCACCCTCATCCAGATGAACCCCATGGCTGCCAGGAAGTTCTACCAGTTtgctcacaaacacacagctgccACTAACATCA TAAAACTGATTCTGGTTATTCGTCGCACTCTGAACAACTGCATCCAGGTCGACTTTGACTTGACGGAGATTAGCGACAACAACAAGGAGAACAGTACA CAGGGCGGACCGCTGGTGTTGGGACAGGATTTGTCCGTTGTGTCCAGTTTGCTGGAAGTAGTGGTCATCCTGTGGAGAAGTGTTGAGAAAGCGCTGAAGCAAAACGAAGAGGCGCACAAGTACACAGTTGCCAAGTTTGGAAATGTCATGGCCAAGTATTTCCAGGCTTTTAAG gaTGAGAGCTGCACTGTACCTCTAATCCAGCTGGCCTCTTTTAtgcctccagctgcagctccaaCATTTAG CTGTGGCGTGCTGTCCAGACTGAAGAGGATGGAGTCAGGATCTGCTCCAGCTCAGTTTAGCCAGCTGCTGGACTGCATCTGCCGATGGGGTCAGGTGGCCGACGTCCTTGAACtggtctctgattggctgggcGAGGCCGTTCCCAAGCAAGGG GACAAGGTCACTAAAAGCAGAAAGGTGCGAATCCAGGAGACAGTGGAGACCAAACCAGACCTGGCTCTGGCGTTTCTGGAATATCTTTTCAGCCACACTTCCACACGGGAGAAAGTCCTAGCTCTGGGTGAGGGGCCCCTGAAGGAGCTGCACATGCTTTTAGGGAACTGGAAG TCGGTTCTCTACACTCACCTCAGATCCTCCACAGAAGACCCAAAAAGACCCCAAGTGGAGACGGCGCTGAAAGCCTTCATTTATCACGGTCGCCTCGGAGCTCATCTCCAACATCAC TCGACAGCAGGTCGGGACTACCTGGTCTCCATGGAGCGTGTGGCGGCGTGGGTCGCGGAGAGGGTCCTGCCCTTCCTCACCAGGAGCGAGGACGGCGAGGTCTCGGAGAAGTCGCGGAAGCTCGCCACACAGATAACCGAG AGTTTCCTGAAGGTGTGCCGTGACATTTTCCTCGTCGGTTTGGGGGACAAGATGTTCAAAGGCCAAATCCTCCACCTGTGCTCACTCATCCTCCTCTCAG AGGCAGGCTACACGTGTATCCCAGCAGTGCTGCCGATTCTAAAGGAGGTGGCAAACAGCGTTGTACCTGATGATAACAACCAGGATCAGGAGTCCAACTTGGTCATTTTGGGTGTGGTGGCCAACATTTTCCAAAAGATCATAGAGTTGTTGGCACGTTGCTTGAGGAAAGAACCGGAAGAGGGACAACTT CTGTGTCAGTCAGCCGTTCCTGGCCTGACGGACTTCCTCCAGGTGGCACAGACGTGGGACGCGGCGCTTCTTAGCGGGGTGCAGTCCACCGTGTTTGCGGCCATCATTGTGGAGAAGAAGCATTTGCTTCAGAAG cTTACCCATCCTGAAGAGGTTGTCATCCCACAGTCTGTTGATGAAATGCCTCCTTTGTCCAGCTTACTGCTGTCTGTCATCCTCAAATCCCCCTCTATCACAAG GTCATTTTTGGCAGAGGTCTCGTCATCTTTGGAGTCGGACGCCCTTGACAGTCTCTCTGAGCTGGCGGCAGTGCTGCACGTCTTGGTGGTCATTAAATACA CGGGGCACTCCAAAGGCGGCATAAAGAGAGCTGCTGTGTCGGTCCAGCAGCATCTTCATAAACATGCAGGCTGTTCTGTGGACAGCAGAGAAACCCAgag ggTTATGTATGACTCTTCAGTGAAGACCTTGAATGCTCTTCTGCATTTCTAA